The region GCGAACCGATCCGGTCACAATCATGTTGGCCGAGTATGAAGGGCGGCTGATGCTTGGTCGAGGCAAGGGATGGCCGGAGGGCGCGTTCTCTGCCTTGGCGGGCTTTGTCGAGCCCGGCGAAACCATCGAGGAAGCTGTGCAACGCGAAGTGTTCGAGGAATCGGGGGTGCGCGTGCGCGATGTCTCTTACATTGCCAGCCAACCGTGGCCGTTTCCCAGCCAGTTGATGATCGGATGCCATAGCTATGCCGATGACGACGCATTGGTCATTGATGAAACCGAAATGGCGGAGATCATCTGGTTCACGCGCGAACAGGTCGAATCCTCGCTTGCAGGCAACGGGCCATTTCGTGCTCCGCCGCTGCATGCTATTGCTTACAACCTTATGAAATGGTGGCTTGAAAAATGACCGATCCCGCACCGCACCGCATGACCATCGACATTTATTCGGATGTCATGTGCCCGTGGTGCCTGATCGGTTATGGCCAGCTGACCAAAGCGCTTGGTGAACTTGACGGAGAGATCGAAGCGCAACTGCGCTGGCGCCCTTTTGAGCTCAATCCTGATATGCCGGAACAAGGCGAGGAACAAGAAGCGCATCTGCAACGCAAATATGGCCGCAGCGCTGAAGAGGGCGCAGCAGTTCGTGGCCAGTTGAAGTCGATTGCAGACAGTGCGGGGGTTTCGCTGAGCTATGAGGGTTCCGGCGAAGCGCCGCCGGCAATGATGTGGAATACGCGCGCGGCGCACAAGCTGCTGACATGGGCGCTAGAAGAGGCAGGGCCCTCGGTGCAAACCGACCTGAAGCTCGCGCTGTTCAAGGCACATTTTAACGAGCGGCAAAACGTATCTGACGAGGGCGTATTGCTGGATGTCGCGGCAGGTATCGGCTTGCATCGCGAAGCGGCGAAGGCCGCGCTGACGGACGACGAATTGGAGGCGCGCGTAATCGCTGAAGAGCGTCAGGCGTGGGATCTCAACATATCTGGCGTCCCGGCGATGATTGTGAACGGGAAGTTCATGATCCCGGGCGCGCAATCGCCCGAAACCTACGTCAACACACTGCGGCGAGTTGCCGAGAAGACTGTGGCGTGAGTGGATTCACCCCTCGCACTGCGGTGATAACCGGCGGGGCGAGCGGGATAGGCTTTGCGATCGCTCAGGACCTTACCGCGCGCGGCGTTCAGGTCATGCTGGCAGACTTACCTGGAGACAAGCTCGAGAAGGCCGCTTCGTCACTTGACGGGGCCATCGCGCAGCCTTGCGATGTGAGTGATCTGGAACAGGTTGAAGCACTTGCAGAGGTGGCATTTGACCAGCTCGGCGAAGTGCATCTGGTGCTGAACAACGCGGGGCAGGGCGGCGTTCGCGGCAAGATGTGGGAAGTCGATCCAGAGGCGGCGCGCAAGCACTTCGACGTCAATTTCTGGGGCGTTTGGCACGGCTGCAAAGCATTCGCGCCGCGCTTGATCGAACAAGAAGCCCAGTCAGCGATCTATAACACGGGCAGCGAAAACAGCTGGTTCTGTGCGGTCAAGCAATCCGCAGCCTATATTGCCGCGAAACATGCTGTGCTGGGCATGACGGAAAGCTTGCGGGAGGATTTGCCGGAT is a window of Altererythrobacter rubellus DNA encoding:
- a CDS encoding DsbA family oxidoreductase; this encodes MTDPAPHRMTIDIYSDVMCPWCLIGYGQLTKALGELDGEIEAQLRWRPFELNPDMPEQGEEQEAHLQRKYGRSAEEGAAVRGQLKSIADSAGVSLSYEGSGEAPPAMMWNTRAAHKLLTWALEEAGPSVQTDLKLALFKAHFNERQNVSDEGVLLDVAAGIGLHREAAKAALTDDELEARVIAEERQAWDLNISGVPAMIVNGKFMIPGAQSPETYVNTLRRVAEKTVA
- a CDS encoding SDR family NAD(P)-dependent oxidoreductase, whose product is MSGFTPRTAVITGGASGIGFAIAQDLTARGVQVMLADLPGDKLEKAASSLDGAIAQPCDVSDLEQVEALAEVAFDQLGEVHLVLNNAGQGGVRGKMWEVDPEAARKHFDVNFWGVWHGCKAFAPRLIEQEAQSAIYNTGSENSWFCAVKQSAAYIAAKHAVLGMTESLREDLPDHVHAGLIVPGWVFTPLGPEQFMKLGMPVDEYARIVVPQLLARRRFVVSHGYNMVRIAERMDQLAESYAEYALPPEQDAKHDVQLVMAQLMKAREG